A genome region from Astyanax mexicanus isolate ESR-SI-001 chromosome 19, AstMex3_surface, whole genome shotgun sequence includes the following:
- the LOC103025552 gene encoding nucleus accumbens-associated protein 1, giving the protein MAQTLQMAIPNFGNNILECLNEQRLQGLYCDVSVVVKGHAFKAHRAVLAASSSYFRDLFNSSAGSKTPTVVELPPAVQPQSFQQILAFCYTGRLSMNVGDQFLLMYTAGFLQIQQIMEKGTEFFLKVSSPSCDSQGLHTEETPPSEPQSPVTQTAAGASANGGGGGVVATAASRPASCLTPLPLVSRVKTEQPEASPYSVVCTPVAKRLWEGSSREGGGGSGGSGGGGIRKAARFSQEASRGSAIQQQGLNMGLAVATGGTNGNGNGTSSGATPEGTSPGTMSAYASDSPISYHDDEEEEEAVEDGTEEQYRQICNMYTMYSMLNMGAAAGERVEALPDHSETRSRMRGRQDLASLPAELIAQIGNRCHPKLYEEGDPAEKLELVTGTGVFISRAQLMNCHVSAGTRHKVLLRRLLAAFFDRSTLANSCGTGIRSSTNDPSRKPLDSRVLHAVKFYCQNFATSFKESEMNAIAADMCTNARRVVRKSWIPKLKLLMAESDAYASFLPESIKMEADALGAEQGFEPADLEGGAPETGGSAGESLQGVGGDGSALFQ; this is encoded by the exons ATGGCTCAGACCCTTCAGATGGCGATCCCAAACTTCGGCAACAACATCTTGGAGTGTCTGAATGAGCAGCGGCTGCAGGGCTTGTACTGCGACGTGTCCGTGGTAGTAAAGGGCCATGCATTCAAAGCCCACCGTGCCGTGCTGGCTGCCAGCAGTTCCTACTTCCGTGACCTCTTCAACAGCAGTGCCGGAAGCAAGACGCCCACAGTGGTGGAGCTCCCTCCGGCCGTGCAGCCGCAAAGCTTCCAGCAGATCCTGGCCTTCTGCTACACTGGGAGACTCAGCATGAACGTAGGTGACCAGTTTTTGCTCATGTACACGGCTGGGTTCCTACAGATCCAGCAGATCATGGAGAAAGGTACAGAGTTCTTCCTGAAGGTCAGTTCCCCAAGCTGCGACTCACAAGGCCTCCACACAGAAGAAACTCCACCATCCGAACCTCAAAGTCCAGTCACTCAGACGGCAGCCGGAGCATCAGCCAATGGAGGAGGAGGGGGCGTGGTTGCCACAGCAGCCAGCCGCCCAGCATCCTGCTTGACCCCCCTGCCCTTGGTGTCTAGGGTAAAAACGGAGCAGCCCGAAGCTTCACCCTACTCTGTAGTTTGCACCCCTGTAGCCAAAAGGCTTTGGGAGGGTAGTAGCCGAGAAGGGGGCGGAGGATCTGGAGGTTCAGGAGGGGGCGGGATTAGAAAAGCTGCCCGATTTTCTCAAGAAGCGTCACGAGGGAGCGCCATCCAGCAACAGGGACTGAACATGGGCTTGGCAGTGGCAACAGGAGGCACCAACGGCAATGGTAACGGCACCAGCAGTGGCGCTACCCCAGAGGGCACCAGCCCGGGCACCATGAGCGCCTATGCCAGTGACTCTCCAATCTCCTAtcatgatgatgaagaagaggaagaagcggTTGAAGATGGCACAGAGGAGCAGTACAGGCAAATCTGCAACATGTACACCATGTACAGCATGCTAAACATGGGTGCTGCAG CAGGTGAACGAGTAGAGGCTCTCCCGGATCATTCGGAGACTCGGAGCCGGATGCGCGGGAGACAGGACCTAGCATCTTTGCCGGCTGAGTTAATTGCGCAGATCGGCAACCGCTGCCATCCTAAACTGTATGAGGAGGGAGATCCAGCTGAGAAATTGGAGCTGGTCACAG GCACAGGTGTGTTCATCTCACGAGCTCAGCTGATGAACTGTCATGTTAGCGCTGGAACCAGACACAAAGTCCTGCTGAGGAGGTTGCTGGCTGCTTTCTTTGAtag gAGCACTCTGGCCAACAGCTGTGGCACGGGTATCCGCTCCTCCACTAATGACCCCAGTCGCAAACCGCTGGACAGCCGCGTCCTGCACGCTGTCAAAT TTTACTGCCAGAACTTTGCGACCAGCTTCAAAGAGAGTGAGATGAACGCGATTGCGGCGGATATGTGCACCAATGCCCGACGTGTGGTGCGAAAAAGCTGGATCCCTAAGCTAAAGCTGCTGATGGCCGAGAGCGACGCCTACGCCAGCTTCCTACCAGAAAGCATCAAGATGGAGGCCGACGCCCTCGGGGCGGAGCAGGGTTTCGAGCCAGCTGACCTGGAGGGTGGCGCTCCAGAGACGGGCGGATCGGCCGGGGAGTCGCTGCAGGGCGTGGGTGGAGACGGAAGTGCTTTGTTCCAGTGA